The sequence AATACCCATTTAAATACCAAATTGTCTGATAAATGGAGCACTGGATTATTTATCCATGGCAATAGAAGGGATATTGAAGTGGATAATAATGACGATGGATTTTTGGATACGCCTCTGGCCAATCAAATTAATATCATGAACCGATGGCAGTATCAAAACCCAGAGAAAGGATGGGTGACCTTCTTTAACCTTAGATTCCTTAATGATGAAAAACAAGTAGGGGAGACTAATTTCAATCCGGATACAGATCGTTTCACTACGAATGCCTGGGGTAGCGAAATTGATACACAAAGATTTGATGGCTCAGTAAAATTAGGATATGTTTTCCCGGAATTACCATTTCAAAGCTTCGGTTTTCAAGCTTCCTATAGCAGTCATCAACAGGATTCTTATTATGGCTTCAATGTGTACGATATAGACCACGAAAGTATCTATTCAAACTTTTTGTTCAATTCAATTATAGGGAATACAAAGAACAAATTTAAAACTGGATTGACCTTTGCATATGATGGCTATGATGAACTGGTAAATAATCAGGATTTTGAAAGAGTGGACAGGTCTGTTGGTGCTTTTTTTGAATACAGTTATACCAGTTTGGAGAAGGTGAGCTTAACAGCTGGTCTAAGATTGGATTCTCATAACCGATTGGGAACTTTTTTTACACCAAGATTCCATATTCGATATACTCCTTGGGAAAAAGCCAGTATAAGAGGGTCTTTTGGCATAGGAAGAAGGGCTGCGAATATTTTTGCTGAGAACCAAAGGTTGTTTGCTTCGGCAAGAACTATTCAACTTAATGGCAATGGTGGTGATATTTATGGTTTTGATGCAGAAAAGGCGATGAATTTTGGCATAAGCTTTTTACAGGGGTTTACATGGTTGGAAAGGCCAGGGAACTTTTCTGTGGACTTTTACAGGACCGATTTTGACAATCAAATTGTAGTTGATTGGGAAAACCCGGGAGAAGTCAGTTTTTCAAACTTGGAAGGAAAGAGTTTCGCGAATAGTTTACAGGTAGAATTGAACCATGAAATACTTCCCAATTTAGAAGTTAGGACCGCCTATAAGTTTTATGATGTAAAAACAGATTTTCAGACAGGGCTCTTGCAAAAACCCTTACAGGCTCGCCACAGGTATTTTGCCAATGTTGGTTACAATACAACAGAAACAGAGAATGGCGGTCAATGGCGATTTGATTATACACTTCACGCTTTGGGTGAGCAACGCTTGCCAAATACTTCTGCAAATCCTGTAGGTTTTCAACTTGGTGATTTTGCGGAAGGTTACAGCTTAATGAATGCCCAAATTACTAAAGTGTTTTCAAAAAAGTTTGAAGTATATGTAGGAGGTGAGAATTTGACTAATTTTAGACAAAACAACCCAGTTTTGGGAGCAGAAGACCCATTTGGTACAAATTTTGACACAACAATTATATACGCTCCCATTTTTGGAAGAATGCTCTATGCGGGCTTTAGATTTAAATCGTAACACCTAAAAAATAGATAAAAATGAGAAACATAGTATTGACCATAACGTGCATATTGATTTCGGCAATTGGTTTTGCGCAGGACAAAAATAAAAAGGTCGCTTTTGAGGTAGATGGCAAATGTGAAATGTGCAAAATGCGGATAGAAAAAGCGGCCTTGAATGTTACGGGGGTCAAATATGCCACATGGGATATTCCCTCGCACCAGTTGTCTTTAGTGGTAGATGAAAGAAAGACAGATCCTATGAAGATTAAAACGGCTTTGGTTGCAGCTGGGCATGATACCAAAGAACTTAAGGCAACAGAAGAAGCCTATGATAAGATTCATCCTTGTTGCAAATACAGGGAAGATAATTCAGACGACAGTGATAAGCATTAAATGGAACAAACGTATTCAATCATTGGAATGACCTGCGAAGGTTGTGTTGCTTCAGTGTCAAATAAGCTTTCTAAAACAAAGGGAGTTAAAGGAGTTAAGGTAAGCTTAGAAGATGCGCAGGCAAGAATTGTGTCCAGACACCACCTTTCTACCAGTGCATTGCAGGCCGCTTTGGGAGGTAAATATGCTATTGAGGAAGAACATTCAGTTATTTCGATGGTAACGGTAGAGGAAAAGTCGAAATGGGTGCAATTAAAGCCTTTGTTCTTGATTTTTGCTTATTTGTTTGGAGGCTCCATTCTTTTGCATTTTAAAAACTGGGATACTGGTGAGGCAATGTTGGATTTTATGGGCTTGTTCTATGTAGTCTTCAGCTTTTTTAAATTCTTGGATTTGAAAGGTTTTCCAGAAAGTTTTGCAATGTACGATCCTTTGGCAAAACTAATTCCAGCCTATGGTTGGCTATATCCTTTTATAGAGTTGGGATTGGGATTACTTTTCTTAATGCGATTGAAGATAACCTTTGCACTAATTGTGACCATCGTTATTCTGGGAATTACAACTATTGGTGTTACCAAAACCTTGTTGGACAAAAAAAGTATTAGATGCGCGTGTTTGGGCACGGCTCTAAAACTGCCAATGACAGAAGCAACGTTTATCGAAAATGCCATTATGTTGGTTATGGCTGGTTTGATGCTTGCGGGCTAAATAAAAATGGAATTAACCCTTTTTCATGTTCTTTGTTTTAAGTCTTGAAAAAGGGTTTCTTGTTTATTTCAATTTTATCACAAAAGCATTTGTACCCAATAGTTTTGGTTTTAGATTGTTGGGTATTTTTATGGTTAATCCATCCTTGGAAGATGTGCATTTTAATTTTGTATTAAAACCAAGAATTCTTGCTCTAACATTTTTTTGAGGAACGTATCCTGAAAACTTTATCTCAGAAGGCAGGTCGTTCTGACCCTTTTCTGTGAGGTAGATAAGATAAATGGAACCATCGGGTTTAGACGTAATACAGATATTATCAAACTTATAAGGTGCCATAGATCTAGTGCCATAAATTGCTTCGTTGTTTATGTTCATCCAATCTGCCATTTCTTGGAGTAATTGATAAGCACCATCGTCCCATTCTCCTTCTGGACTTGGGGCAATGTTTAATAACAAATTACCTCCTTTGGCCACAATATCCACAAGAGTATGCACAGCTTCGCGACCAGACATATACTTTGCATTAAAAGAATATGACCAGGAACCACCAGCAATAATACATGACTCCCATGGGTAGGGCAATGGTTTTTCAGGAACTCTATTTTCCGGAGTTAAATAGTTTTGGTTAATACCGTGAACTGCGCGGTCTACAACAATTAACCCCGGTTGTTTGATTCTGGCCTTTTTGACCAATGCATCCATTTTAATGTCTTGGTTGATGATTCTATGTTTTAGATAACCATTTTCGTTGTCTTTCAATTGCTGATCGTACCAGCTGGTTATTGAAGATTTGGGGGTTTTAGCGACCCAACCGCCATCCAGCCAAAGAATATCCACTTTACCATAGTCTGTAAGTAATTCTAAAATTTGATTATGGGTGAAATCAACAAATTCCTGCCATTTTTTTGGATTGGCCTCAGGTTCATAATTTACATTACGGTCTCTAGGAGGGTAATAAGGGTCCCAATAAGATGGCTCGTGCCAGTCCGGTTTTGAAAAATATGCCCCTGCCCAAAAACCTTCCGCTCTAAAAGAATCAAAAATCTCCTTTGTTATATTCGCTTTGGGATGTGTTGAAAATGGAGTTTCCGAATCTGTTATTTTGTAGTCCGTATATTTTGAATCGAACATAGAAAAACCATCATGATGTTTGGTTGTAAAAACCACATATTTCATTCCTGCATTCTTTGCTGCGTTTGCCCATTTATCTGGATTGAATTTAGTTGGATTAAATGTTTTCTTTAGATCCTCATATTCCTGCTTATAAGTATAATAATCCATGGGGTTAGATCCCTTCGTGCGTTCACACCATCCATATTCTTCAGGACAGAGTGACCATGATTCCACAATTCCCCATTGGCTGTAGGTTCCCCAGTGCATTAATAACCCAAATTTTAAATCTTGCCATTGCTCCAGCTTCTTCAGTACCAAGGGGTCTGTTTCGGGAACGTAGCGCTCATCTTCATAAATAGCCTGGGCATTTAAAACACCAATGTTTATAATTAATAAGAATAGGCACCATTCTAATTGTTTTTTTATTGATTGATTTACTCTCATTACTGTTTTATTAAAATTAGATATTGATAATTGAGTTGGTTTATTCTATTACACTGAATTGAGAAGATATAGATGCTTCGGAGTTTCCACCTACCATAACCTCAAATACACCCGGTTCTACCGTTCTTTTCATCTCACGGTTCCATATGGCTAGTTCATCTTTGGTAAGTTCAAATTTCAGCTTTTTCTTTTGTCCTTTTTTGAGCATGACCCGTTTGAACCCTTTTAATGTTTTGTTGGGAGTGGTAACACTTCCATGTAAATCATTTAAATATAATTGTACCACTTCTTCACCATCTTGCTTTCCAATGTTTTCAACTTCTACAGTAACTATAATTCTTTCACCTGGTCTAATTGTTTCCGAGGATACTTCAATACTATTGTAAGCAAAGTGTGTATAGCTAAGACCAAATCCGAATGGATAAAGAGGATCTTGACTTTCACTCACGTACCTGTGTATTGCAGAGGGCTTTTGATTGTAATAAATGGGTAGCTGTCCAGTTGATTTTGGAAAGGTAATTGGAATTCTTCCTGCAGGATTATAGTCGCCGAACAGAACATCTGCTACAGCTCTACCTCCAAGTTCACCTGGAAACCATGCCTCAATGATTCCATCTACATTATCATTGATCCAATTAATAGACAGAGGTCTTCCGTTTACTAGCACACATACCACGGGAGTTCCTGTGTTCACAATAGATTTCACCAGTTTTCTTTGGGCTCCATATAAATCCAAACTGGCTACATCTCTGTTTTCTTCAACCAATTGACTGGATTCGCCAACTACAACAATGGCTATATCAGAGCTCTTGGCCAATTCGATGGCTGGCGCAAGGTCAATTTTTTTTAAATTCCACCTTAGATGAGCTCTGGCTCCCCAGCCTCCTTCCCACATTTCGATCCGTATTTTGTACTTTTTTGCAGCATTTAAAACAACGGGATATGTAACTATGTTGGTTGACCCCTTTGACCAGTTGTCAATAACAAGTTGGTCATCTATCCACATTCGTATTCCGTCATCAGAGCTTAAGCCTAACCATCCATCAAAATTTTGATTCGTTTTTAGATATCCCGTCCATCGAATTGAAAAATTGTCATCATTTATGCCAGGTCCAGGGAACCAAGGCCAATCAAACTCTAATTCTTCATCAATTCTTTTAAGTACTGCTTTTCCTTCAAGATTTCTATTGTTGAAATACTCTCCAATAAGCCCATTTTGCTTTTCATCTGGGGTAAAAAGATTTTGTTTTTGTATTATCTGACCTTTATTGATAAGGGGTACACCTTCTTCATATGCAATGGTGGCTTTATTGCCAACTACCTGTTTTATGCCCTCCAAAACTGTTAATGCTTTTTTGTTTCGAACTGAATATCCACCCAAACGACTTGCATCTGCATTAGGGCCAATAACGGCAATACGTCCATTTTTTTTCAATGGGAGTATATCGGAATTGTTTTTTAATAGACAAATTGATTTTCTTCCAGCTTCAAGAGCTATTTCTTGATGTTCTTGTGTGTGTGTACTCTTGGCGATAATTCCTTTTTCGATATATGGATTTTCAAAAAGGCCCAAAACAAATTTCAACCGCAAGACCCCTTTTACCGCTCGGTCGATAGCTTTTATGCTCAATTTATCCTCATTTATCAATTCAATAAGGCTTTTTTGCCAAAACTGATTTTCGAAGTCATAAAACTGCATATCAACTCCGGCATCAACAGCTTGTCTTATGGCTTCTTTTGGAGAATCAGATACAAAATGTACGGTTTGTCCATATTTTATGGCCCCCAAATCAGAAATCACAATTCCTTTAAAACCCCATTCTTTTCGAAGCACGTCGGTCAATAGCCAATTGTTAACCACACAGGGGATGCCGTCCAGTTCGGAATATGCACACATTGCACCAAGTGCACCTCCTTTTGTGTAGGCCTTTTCAAAAACCGGCAAAAAGTCTTCACGAGCGGTTCGTTCTCCCACAATGACAGGTGAGGAGTTACCGCCGGCTTGAGGGTAGCTGTGTACTGCAAAATGCTTAGGTTCAGAGATTACACTATTGGATGCTGCCAAAGTATCCCCTTGCATTCCTTTTATCATGGCAAGCCCTAGTTCACTTGCTAAATACGTGTCTTCTCCAAAAGTTTCGGCAACTCTTCCCCAACGGGGTTCACGTCCAATACCAAGTACGGGACCTAAAGCAAAGTGCACACCATGACCCCGAGCTTCTGTACCAATGGTTTTCCCCACCCTTTGCATTAAATCTGTATCCCAGGTTGCTCCCAACCCTATGTTCATGGGGAAAGCTGTACTTCCATCATCAACATATCCATGCAATGCTTCGGCCATAATTAGTGCAGGGATGCCCCATCTATTATTTTTTATAATATACTTTTGAAGGTCGTTAATCATTTTTTCAGACTTAGGATATAGATCATGGATAGCACCTACTCCTAAATCTTTGATAGTATTGGCTGCCTTTTGTTTGTCGAATTTTTGGTTCGTTTTAAAAAAATCACCTTTATACATGTCCATTTGGCGAACCTTTTCTTCCAAGGACATTCTTGAAAGTAAATCGGATACTCGCTCTTCAATTGTTAAAGTAGAATTTTGATAAGGGTAAGACTGTGCGGCTATAGCAGTTTGAAATAGCAAAACAATTCCAATCATAATTTGAATTCTGGACATAACAACTTTTTTTCTTCCTGTTTTCACAATCTTTCTTTTTTTGATTTACTAGTGCGTTCAAATTAATTTATGATGATTTCATCTGCAAAAACCCAGGATGGAAGCCCAGCGGCATGATGCCAATAGGGTGTCTCAGTATTTTTTGCATGTACTTTTAGATATCTAACCTCTCTGGGCTCAAAGGCCAAATCAAAACGTTTGATATCATTTACCTTGCTTGTTTTTTGCAAGGGAACAGGATTCTTTATGTTGCCCAATGATGTAAAATTTCTATTATCAATAGATGCAGAATAGCTTACTGAAGAAGGAAGAAAGACCACATGATTGGTTACCTGCAAAAAAGCTAGTGATATAGTGCTTATGTTTTGAGATTCTCCCAAATCAATAATCACTTCCATATCATTGCCTTCGTACCCGAGCCAATTTGCATAGAAACTACTGCCGCCCAATGCGCCATCTGTTAATATTAAAGGATCTTCATTGGCATATTTCTTGGGCTTTGTCAACGTAACAACTTTTTTGCCTTTAGCCTTATTTGGTTTTTGTGCGATTTTTAGGGCCGACATATAATTAGAAGCATATTCGTTCACAGTAAAACCCATTTCGTTCATCAAGGTGATATTGTTTTTTCTGGCAGTA is a genomic window of Flagellimonas sp. CMM7 containing:
- a CDS encoding heavy-metal-associated domain-containing protein; this encodes MRNIVLTITCILISAIGFAQDKNKKVAFEVDGKCEMCKMRIEKAALNVTGVKYATWDIPSHQLSLVVDERKTDPMKIKTALVAAGHDTKELKATEEAYDKIHPCCKYREDNSDDSDKH
- a CDS encoding glycoside hydrolase family 3 protein → MSRIQIMIGIVLLFQTAIAAQSYPYQNSTLTIEERVSDLLSRMSLEEKVRQMDMYKGDFFKTNQKFDKQKAANTIKDLGVGAIHDLYPKSEKMINDLQKYIIKNNRWGIPALIMAEALHGYVDDGSTAFPMNIGLGATWDTDLMQRVGKTIGTEARGHGVHFALGPVLGIGREPRWGRVAETFGEDTYLASELGLAMIKGMQGDTLAASNSVISEPKHFAVHSYPQAGGNSSPVIVGERTAREDFLPVFEKAYTKGGALGAMCAYSELDGIPCVVNNWLLTDVLRKEWGFKGIVISDLGAIKYGQTVHFVSDSPKEAIRQAVDAGVDMQFYDFENQFWQKSLIELINEDKLSIKAIDRAVKGVLRLKFVLGLFENPYIEKGIIAKSTHTQEHQEIALEAGRKSICLLKNNSDILPLKKNGRIAVIGPNADASRLGGYSVRNKKALTVLEGIKQVVGNKATIAYEEGVPLINKGQIIQKQNLFTPDEKQNGLIGEYFNNRNLEGKAVLKRIDEELEFDWPWFPGPGINDDNFSIRWTGYLKTNQNFDGWLGLSSDDGIRMWIDDQLVIDNWSKGSTNIVTYPVVLNAAKKYKIRIEMWEGGWGARAHLRWNLKKIDLAPAIELAKSSDIAIVVVGESSQLVEENRDVASLDLYGAQRKLVKSIVNTGTPVVCVLVNGRPLSINWINDNVDGIIEAWFPGELGGRAVADVLFGDYNPAGRIPITFPKSTGQLPIYYNQKPSAIHRYVSESQDPLYPFGFGLSYTHFAYNSIEVSSETIRPGERIIVTVEVENIGKQDGEEVVQLYLNDLHGSVTTPNKTLKGFKRVMLKKGQKKKLKFELTKDELAIWNREMKRTVEPGVFEVMVGGNSEASISSQFSVIE
- a CDS encoding alpha-L-fucosidase, which gives rise to MRVNQSIKKQLEWCLFLLIINIGVLNAQAIYEDERYVPETDPLVLKKLEQWQDLKFGLLMHWGTYSQWGIVESWSLCPEEYGWCERTKGSNPMDYYTYKQEYEDLKKTFNPTKFNPDKWANAAKNAGMKYVVFTTKHHDGFSMFDSKYTDYKITDSETPFSTHPKANITKEIFDSFRAEGFWAGAYFSKPDWHEPSYWDPYYPPRDRNVNYEPEANPKKWQEFVDFTHNQILELLTDYGKVDILWLDGGWVAKTPKSSITSWYDQQLKDNENGYLKHRIINQDIKMDALVKKARIKQPGLIVVDRAVHGINQNYLTPENRVPEKPLPYPWESCIIAGGSWSYSFNAKYMSGREAVHTLVDIVAKGGNLLLNIAPSPEGEWDDGAYQLLQEMADWMNINNEAIYGTRSMAPYKFDNICITSKPDGSIYLIYLTEKGQNDLPSEIKFSGYVPQKNVRARILGFNTKLKCTSSKDGLTIKIPNNLKPKLLGTNAFVIKLK
- a CDS encoding TonB-dependent receptor is translated as MKQIILLLFCLPMMVGAQKKIQGMVMEANTENKHIGLGGANVYWLNSQTGTITKNDGTFSIPYLEEYNKLIISFVGFRTDTLIIDEPKMVHHWLQPSNQLDEVVVRKERDAVQKTFFATQNVITVNSAELLKAACCNLSESFETNPAIDVNFNDALTGTKQIQMLGLTSPYLLITQENIPMVRGASQTYGLTFTPGTWVESIQITKGGGSVVNGYESISGQINTELQKPMTDNPVFVNGYGNLNGRLELNTHLNTKLSDKWSTGLFIHGNRRDIEVDNNDDGFLDTPLANQINIMNRWQYQNPEKGWVTFFNLRFLNDEKQVGETNFNPDTDRFTTNAWGSEIDTQRFDGSVKLGYVFPELPFQSFGFQASYSSHQQDSYYGFNVYDIDHESIYSNFLFNSIIGNTKNKFKTGLTFAYDGYDELVNNQDFERVDRSVGAFFEYSYTSLEKVSLTAGLRLDSHNRLGTFFTPRFHIRYTPWEKASIRGSFGIGRRAANIFAENQRLFASARTIQLNGNGGDIYGFDAEKAMNFGISFLQGFTWLERPGNFSVDFYRTDFDNQIVVDWENPGEVSFSNLEGKSFANSLQVELNHEILPNLEVRTAYKFYDVKTDFQTGLLQKPLQARHRYFANVGYNTTETENGGQWRFDYTLHALGEQRLPNTSANPVGFQLGDFAEGYSLMNAQITKVFSKKFEVYVGGENLTNFRQNNPVLGAEDPFGTNFDTTIIYAPIFGRMLYAGFRFKS
- a CDS encoding heavy metal-associated domain-containing protein, giving the protein MEQTYSIIGMTCEGCVASVSNKLSKTKGVKGVKVSLEDAQARIVSRHHLSTSALQAALGGKYAIEEEHSVISMVTVEEKSKWVQLKPLFLIFAYLFGGSILLHFKNWDTGEAMLDFMGLFYVVFSFFKFLDLKGFPESFAMYDPLAKLIPAYGWLYPFIELGLGLLFLMRLKITFALIVTIVILGITTIGVTKTLLDKKSIRCACLGTALKLPMTEATFIENAIMLVMAGLMLAG